gagtgtgtgtgggtggggaggTGGTTCAGTCTCCATGGTTCCACTGGCCAGCAGGTCTGGTCCCCTGAGCACAGCCGAGTTCTGTCACTGGGTCACGTGCGGTGAACTGGTTTATAATGAGGCTCATCATTTACGAGCAGGAGTCAAGAGGGGAGCTTGTTACCGCAACCTCGGCATTTGGAAATTTATTAGTCTGGTGCTGACCAGTGGTGATTTCTTGTCCACTCCCTTAGGAAGGTGTAGCATGTATCAGAGGAGTTAGGTTTAGGGTCTCTCGGAAATGTCGTGTAAGACCAGCTGATTTCTTTTCAATTGCACTAAAGTTTTCAGAATAgctttttcaaaatgctttttttttaattgtaaaggaAATAAATGTTCACTGTCCCAAAGAGAAAGGTGAATAGAGAAAGTGCTCATTTCCTGGAATCCCACACTCTTGGCAAAGAATTGTTTGAACTCCTTTCTGCCTGTAGCTTCCTTTGTGTACATACAAATATTTAAGCTAAGAAATTCTTGTGCTGTACATACTTAATTACTGCACTAAGGCTATTTTTGTAGGTCAGTGTATATATAGACTGACCtggcttgttaaaaaaaaacaggcataaaATGATCTAGTATGTTAAGCCATttaaaggcttttttaaaaatagatttctagACTCTTGTAGTACGGAGGTGAGTTCTCTGGAATGCTGATTTATCATTAATCTACTTTGAATACTTTTTTGGGGGATGAGGCAAAActaatgaaatatatatagagagagatttgTCTCTGTAAAGCTGGTCTTTTATGCTTTTGTATAAAATAAACAGGAATTATAAACAATACTGTATTAATAATGATTTAAGATCCTTAGACTTGGAAGAGACCTTGAAATTGAGACACCTAGACAACCTAGAGTTCGGCCTGAGACTATGAGTTCGAGTTCATAGTTCTTAGTATTTCTCATCCTTGTACTCGATTCCTAGGAATGTACTGATTACTGTAAATCCATCTTTCAGCCCAGTGTGCCATTATAATGTTTGATGTAACTTCAAGAGTTACTTACAAGAATGTGCCTAACTGGCATAGAGATCTGGTGCGAGTGTGTGAAAATATCCCCATCGTGTTGTGTGGCAACAAAGTGGACATTAAGGACAGGAAAGTTAAGGCCAAATCAATTGTTTTCCACCGAAAGAAGAATCTTCAGGTTTGTTACTTAAAACTTACTGAATTTATGACCCTTAAATGAAATTACAATGTCAATTTGTTAAAGTGACTCATAAATGTGTGTGGACTGAAATAATTTTGTCTAATTTTAGATGGACACGCCCCTtataataatcttttaaatttaattttacttccCTCCCTAACAGTACTATGACATTTCTGCCAAAAGTAACTACAACTTTGAAAAGCCTTTCCTCTGGCTTGCTAGAAAACTAATCGGAGACCCTAACTTGGAGTTTGTTGCCATGCCTGCCCTCGCCCCTCCAGAGGTTGTCATGGACCCAGCCTTGGCAGCACAGTACGAGCACGATCTAGAGGTACGGGTCTGTCTGGCCGGGGCGCTGTTAGAGGGGCAATTCCTGCCAGCTCTGGTCAGGAGTGTCACCATCTTGCATCTCTGTCCAGGTTGCTCAGACCACCGCTCTCCCGGACGAGGACGACGACCTGTGAGCAGGGAAGCTGGAGCCCAGCGTCAGAAGTCTAGTTTTATAGGCAACTGTCCTGTGATGTCAGTGGTGCAGCGTGTTTGCCACTTTATTATCTAGCTAAGCAGAACCTGTGCTTGATCTTGGGATGCTGAGAGATGAATGGGCTTCAGAGTGAATGTGGCAGTTAAAAAATACCTTCGTTTTCTGGACCTGCATATTTAGTTGTTTGGAGCACAGTTGTTTCCTTATTGAGTTTCAACCATAAGACTGCTGCAGTAGCATCACAATATTCCGTGGTCAAACCTTGTTTGTTAATGTCATTCCCATTCCTTTCGTTTAGAATCAGAATAAAGTTGTATTTCAAGTATCTCAGCAAGTGAACTCATCCCTTGTTTAATGAGCATTTTAAAACTACTAACAAGGAAAATTGTGCTGCTCCTATTTAGATTGCCTTTACTATTATCAGTTAAGTTGAAGTGATCAGTTTTTCCGGTCTTCATTTGTTGTACATTTGAAGCATTTCACACAAGTGAAATGACAGATCAATATTTTATTGGTAAGTTAAGAGGTGTAAATATTGTCAATGCAGTTAAGCTAAAGTAACATCTACCCACCTGCCTTCTGGACAGGTACAGTCTAGGGAAGAGCTTGTTCAAGGTTTACACAGCCTGCCAGAATGAAAGAGGTATGTGGCTAGGCATTTCAAATAGATGTTTTAAGAACTatagttgcttttattttatggCAAAAGTAGCTGTGTGCTAGTCTAGAGCTTT
The DNA window shown above is from Saccopteryx bilineata isolate mSacBil1 chromosome 2, mSacBil1_pri_phased_curated, whole genome shotgun sequence and carries:
- the RAN gene encoding GTP-binding nuclear protein Ran, whose translation is MAAQGEPQVQFKLVLVGDGGTGKTTFVKRHLTGEFEKKYVATLGVEVHPLVFHTNRGPIKFNVWDTAGQEKFGGLRDGYYIQAQCAIIMFDVTSRVTYKNVPNWHRDLVRVCENIPIVLCGNKVDIKDRKVKAKSIVFHRKKNLQYYDISAKSNYNFEKPFLWLARKLIGDPNLEFVAMPALAPPEVVMDPALAAQYEHDLEVAQTTALPDEDDDL